In the Pristiophorus japonicus isolate sPriJap1 unplaced genomic scaffold, sPriJap1.hap1 HAP1_SCAFFOLD_455, whole genome shotgun sequence genome, one interval contains:
- the LOC139252341 gene encoding probable G-protein coupled receptor 139 — translation MAAADLQVVILDLILRQIPVRYSSQFHFVMPIPVCNIHAVLLYAATDCSVWFTVTFTFHRFVAICCQKLKTKYCTKRTAAVVLGTVTVLSCLKDIFWYFMLTGKYYLYNDPWFCYGRDGVVGSTVWAIIELLHYILTPFVPFVLILLLNVLTVRHILVASRARRRLRGPSHGGGPRDPEMESRRKSVILLFVISGNFILLWSTYMVYSICNRLWYIGFYAVSLPLYVQELGFMLQLLSCCTNTCIYAVTQTKFREQLKNVMKYPFNRIVK, via the coding sequence atggcagcagcggatctacaggtcgttatcctcgacctgatattgaggcaaATTCCAGTTCGTTATTCGAGTCAGTTCCATTTCGTGATGCCCATTCctgtgtgtaatatccacgccgtcctgctgtatgcagccacagactgctctgtctggttcaccgtcactttcaccttccatcgatttgtggccatttgttgccagaagctgaaaaccaaatattgcaccaagAGAACAgcagctgtggttctgggaacagttactgtgctgagctgtttaaaggatattttctggtattttatgttaACGGGTAAATATTACCTCTACAACGATCCCTGGTTTTGTTATGGACGAGATGGTGTTGTTGGTTCAACAGTCTGGGCAATAATCGAACTCCTTCATTATATTCTCACCCCTTTTgtcccatttgttctgatcctgctgctcaatgttctcaccgtcagacacattttagtggccagcagagctcgcaggagactccggggtcccAGCCATGGGGGGGGTCCCAGAGACCCTGAGATGGAGAGCCGCAGGAAATCtgtcattttactgtttgttatctcggggaatttcatcctgttatggtcaACGTATATGGTGTATTCTATATGCAACCGACTGTGGTACATTGGATTTTATGCTGTATCTCTACCTCTCTATGTACAAGAGCTGGGCTTCATGCTGcaactcctgagttgctgcaccaacacttgtatttatgctgtgacccagactaagttcagagagcagttaaagAATGTGATGAAATATCCCTTTAATAGAAttgtcaaatag